A window of the Vibrio ostreae genome harbors these coding sequences:
- a CDS encoding OmpA family protein: MKITILSLSVMISLAACPSLAGDEYDYIKTPLANQVADLQDDDWDGVINARDLCPDTPKGALIDNDGCGEVIQDSDKRQLHILFAHDSYEINPVFSDQIQEMAMFLKTYPSASIEIQGYTSKVGTNDYNLDLSKQRADAVERKLLSYGIDAKRVRIVGYGESRLVDDGDSNSAHAVNRRVTATVVGLKEKVVEEWTIFTTKKK; the protein is encoded by the coding sequence ATGAAAATAACCATTCTCTCACTCTCTGTCATGATCAGCCTGGCAGCTTGTCCCAGCTTGGCTGGTGACGAATATGATTACATCAAAACGCCGCTGGCGAATCAGGTTGCCGATCTGCAAGATGACGATTGGGATGGCGTGATCAACGCACGTGATCTGTGTCCGGATACACCCAAAGGAGCACTGATCGATAATGATGGTTGCGGTGAAGTGATTCAGGATTCAGATAAGCGCCAGCTACATATTTTGTTTGCCCATGACTCCTATGAAATCAACCCGGTATTTTCCGATCAAATTCAGGAAATGGCGATGTTTCTGAAAACATATCCCAGTGCTTCTATTGAGATTCAGGGCTATACCAGTAAAGTCGGCACAAATGATTATAACCTGGACTTATCGAAGCAACGCGCAGACGCGGTAGAACGCAAATTACTCTCTTACGGTATTGACGCTAAGCGCGTGAGGATTGTCGGCTATGGTGAAAGCCGCTTAGTCGACGATGGCGATTCCAATTCAGCGCATGCGGTAAACAGGCGCGTTACAGCAACCGTTGTGGGCTTAAAAGAAAAAGTAGTTGAAGAATGGACGATTTTTACCACCAAAAAGAAATAG
- a CDS encoding TolC family outer membrane protein has protein sequence MSISLQASAQTLEQAVALALANNPEIKASYNQYVSSVKESDAAAGAYLPTLDLDAGIGYEGIRPASSTGNEDTDLTRKEASIILNQLIWDGNATLNDMDRTAADAESERLQLLDDASNLALQVTDVYLNAVKAKEVLALSESNLAVHKRIYRDIKRRVDSGIGSTADLTQVEARIARAQGNLLAAQNNLFDTHTQFERLVGQAPLGLIYPRADAAKIPLSLTDAMALALDNHPVIKVSAADVDAARFQYKQSKSPYYPTIYFEARQTWRDDAGGDRGGASETIAMLRLNYNLYNGGSDSDRSESAAYQLNRSKDLRDNAYRQVEEGLRLSWSALDLTLQQKDFLADHVDSASQTVIAYEKQYQIGQRTLLDLLNTENELFEARRDYLDAHYAEQYAKYRVMNAVGVLIDALLVDIPQEWTKKVEY, from the coding sequence TTGTCTATATCCTTGCAAGCTTCAGCTCAGACACTTGAGCAGGCTGTAGCGCTTGCGTTGGCAAATAATCCTGAAATAAAAGCCAGTTACAACCAATACGTCAGTAGTGTTAAAGAGAGTGATGCTGCCGCCGGAGCTTATCTCCCTACGCTGGACCTTGATGCAGGCATCGGGTACGAAGGTATCCGCCCTGCTTCATCCACCGGCAACGAAGACACAGACCTGACCCGCAAAGAAGCCAGCATTATTCTTAACCAATTGATTTGGGATGGTAATGCCACTCTGAACGATATGGACCGTACCGCCGCTGATGCAGAATCCGAGCGGTTACAACTGCTTGATGACGCCTCTAACCTTGCGCTACAGGTGACTGATGTGTATCTCAATGCAGTTAAAGCAAAAGAAGTTTTGGCTCTGTCAGAAAGTAATTTGGCTGTGCATAAACGCATCTACCGGGATATCAAGCGACGCGTAGACTCCGGTATCGGCTCGACTGCGGACCTGACGCAGGTTGAAGCACGGATAGCCCGGGCACAGGGCAACTTATTAGCTGCCCAGAATAATCTGTTTGATACTCACACACAGTTTGAACGTCTGGTCGGTCAGGCTCCACTCGGCCTGATTTATCCCCGCGCAGACGCCGCTAAAATTCCGTTGTCGTTGACCGATGCTATGGCGCTTGCTCTGGACAACCATCCGGTCATCAAGGTCTCAGCCGCGGATGTCGACGCTGCCCGCTTCCAGTATAAGCAGTCGAAAAGCCCCTACTATCCGACCATCTATTTTGAAGCACGCCAGACTTGGCGTGATGATGCAGGTGGTGATCGCGGCGGAGCGAGCGAAACCATCGCGATGCTACGCTTAAACTACAACCTGTATAACGGGGGCAGCGACAGTGACCGCAGTGAAAGTGCTGCATATCAGCTCAATCGCTCAAAAGATTTACGCGATAACGCCTACCGTCAGGTGGAAGAAGGACTGCGACTATCCTGGAGCGCGCTCGACTTAACTCTGCAACAAAAGGACTTTCTGGCAGACCATGTCGATTCTGCATCGCAAACCGTGATTGCTTACGAGAAGCAGTATCAGATCGGCCAGCGAACCCTGCTTGACCTGCTAAACACAGAAAATGAACTGTTTGAAGCTCGCCGGGATTATCTGGATGCGCACTATGCCGAGCAATACGCAAAATATCGTGTTATGAATGCGGTTGGCGTATTGATTGACGCCCTGCTGGTCGATATTCCGCAGGAATGGACCAAGAAAGTGGAGTACTGA